From one Lotus japonicus ecotype B-129 chromosome 3, LjGifu_v1.2 genomic stretch:
- the LOC130748078 gene encoding NAD(P)H dehydrogenase (quinone) FQR1-like: MAVKFYIVYYSMYRHVERLAEEIKKGADSVEGVEAKLWQVPETLPEEVLGKMGAPPKSDVPIITPHELSEGDGFVFGFPTRFGMMAAQFKAFLDSTGGLWKTQQLAGKPAGLFYSTGSQGGGQETTALTAITQLVHHGMLFVPIGYTFGAGMSVMDELKGGSPYGSGTYAGDGSRQPTKLELEQAFHQGKYIATITKKLKEAA; this comes from the exons ATGGCTGTCAAATTTTACATTGT GTACTACTCAATGTACAGGCATGTGGAGAGACTAGCAGAAGAAATAAAAAAGGGGGCTGATTCTGTTGAAGGTGTTGAGGCCAAACTATGGCAG GTACCAGAGACATTGCCAGAAGAGGTGCTTGGTAAGATGGGGGCACCACCAAAGAGTGATGTACCAATCATTACCCCTCATGAGCTCTCTGAGGGTGATGGATTTGTGTTTGGCTTCCCAACAAGATTTGGAATGATGGCTGCACAGTTTAAAGCTTTTCTAGATTCAACTGGAGGTCTATGGAAAACACAACAGCTTGCTGGCAAGCCTGCTGGACTCTTCTACAGCACAGGTTCCCAAGGTGGTGGGCAAGAGACAACAGC GCTCACAGCTATAACTCAGTTGGTTCATCATGGAATGTTGTTTGTTCCAATTGGATATACATTTGGTGCTGGAATGTCTGTAATGGATGAACTGAAAGGTGGAAGTCCATATGGTTCAGGAACTTATGCTGGTGATGGCTCAAGACAGCCCACAAAGCTTGAATTGGAGCAAGCATTTCACCAAGGGAAGTACATTGCTACCATCACCAAGAAGCTCAAGGAAGCTGCTTAA
- the LOC130749417 gene encoding probable NAD(P)H dehydrogenase (quinone) FQR1-like 1 — MAVKVYIVYYSMYRHVEGLAKEIKKGADSVEGVEATLWQVPEILPEEVLGKMGAPPKSDVPIITPHELSEGDGFVFGFPTRFGMMAAQFKAFLDSTGGLWKTQQLAGKPAGLFYSTGSQGGGQETTALTAITQLVHHGMLFVPIGYTFGAGMFEMEELKGGSPYGSGTYAGDGSRQPTKLELEQAFHQGKYIATITKKLKEAA, encoded by the exons ATGGCTGTAAAAGTTTATATTGT GTACTACTCAATGTACCGGCATGTGGAGGGACTAGCAAAAGAAATAAAGAAGGGAGCTGATTCTGTTGAAGGTGTTGAGGCCACACTATGGCAG GTACCTGAGATACTGCCAGAAGAGGTGCTTGGTAAGATGGGGGCTCCACCTAAGAGTGATGTACCAATCATTACCCCTCATGAACTCTCTGAGGGTGATGGATTCGTGTTTGGCTTCCCAACAAGATTTGGAATGATGGCTGCTCAGTTTAAAGCTTTTCTAGATTCAACTGGAGGTCTATGGAAAACACAACAACTTGCTGGCAAGCCTGCTGGACTCTTCTACAGCACAGGTTCCCAAGGTGGTGGACAAGAGACAACAGC GCTCACTGCTATAACTCAGTTGGTTCATCATGGAATGTTATTTGTTCCAATTGGATATACATTTGGTGCTGGAATGTTTGAAATGGAGGAACTCAAAGGTGGAAGTCCATATGGTTCAGGAACTTATGCTGGTGATGGCTCTAGACAGCCCACAAAGCTTGAATTGGAGCAAGCATTCCACCAAGGGAAGTATATTGCCACTATCACCAAGAAGCTCAAGGAAGCTGCATAA